In Papaver somniferum cultivar HN1 chromosome 1, ASM357369v1, whole genome shotgun sequence, a genomic segment contains:
- the LOC113294203 gene encoding uncharacterized protein LOC113294203, which produces MEETKEQYCQPKVRLLALHQLTSMGFNYRERGYKASECTKEKFQTTDRREQPNNGVANRNVHPHGQGQLFAVQPPETEITTLGGTFFILGEPISILFDTGATYYFIYAKLVLMVNLLVKGCDFPLCVATPTSSMVELSNKVDACPIMIGNVEHLAGLYVLEMVPYDVILGMDWLSSNFVQLDSVDKTITFAKPGQSKVVVQTTSRSLFVEAFLSHIEGEVVDSESLHIASIPVVSDFADLFQEVPGLPLSREVEFCIELQPGTIPIARAPYRMAPKEMQELKSQIDQLLSQGFIRRISSPWGSPVLFVKKKDGSLRLCVDYLN; this is translated from the coding sequence ATGGAGGAAACGAAAGAGCAGTACTGTCAGCCGAAGGTGAGGCTGTTGGCGCTACACCAATTAACTTCCATGGGTTTTAACTATCGTGAAAGGGGGTATAAGGCATCAGAATGTACCAAAGAGAAATTTCAAACAACAGATAGACGTGAGCAACCAAATAATGGGGTTGCAAACCGTAATGTGCATCCTCATGGCCAGGGTCAACTCTTTGCTGTGCAACCTCCTGAGACGGAGATAACTACTTTGGGAGGTACTTTCTTTATTTTAGGAGAGCCTATTAGTATTTTATTTGATACCGGAGCTACTTATTATTTCATTTATGCTAAGTTAGTTCTCATGGTTAATCTTTTGGTGAAAGGGTGTGATTTTCCTTTATGTGTCGCTACTCCTACTAGTAGTATGGTAGAGTTGAGCAACAAGGTCGATGCATGTCCTATTATGATTGGTAATGTTGAGCACTTGGCGGGTCTTTATGTGCTGGAGATGGTTCCTTACGATGTAATATTAGGAATGGACTGGCTATCTTCTAATTTTGTGCAATTGGATAGTGTTGACAAGACAATCACTTTTGCAAAGCCGGGTCAATCTAAGGTAGTGGTGCAGACTACATCTCGAAGTCTGTTTGTTGAAGCTTTCCTTAGCCATATTGAGGGTGAAGTAGTAGATAGTGAATCTCTGCATATTGCGAGTATACCAGTGGTGTCTGATTTTGCGGATTTGTTCCAAGAGGTTCCTGGATTACCTTTAAGTAGGGAAGTAGAGTTCTGCATCGAACTTCAACCAGGTACGATACCAATTGCTCGTGCTCCTTACAGAATGGCTCCAAAGGAAATGCAGGAGTTGAAGTCTCAGATTGACCAGCTTTTAAGTCAAGGATTTATTCGACGTATCTCTTCACCATGGGGTTCTCCTGTTTTATTTGTGAAAAAGAAAGATGGTTCTTTAAGATTGTGTGTTGACTATCTGAACTGA
- the LOC113294275 gene encoding zinc finger MYM-type protein 1-like: MESFFKPKRGDKSSELLPSTDNVGMPTSSHHEHGTSQQQKKPSYAQPTISSKAKEVAVQRNGGTYERDPGLRRQIYEYPVNQRDEVRRAYLKQGPFKPRLSKYPPTWDGRQDRYFQYSWLRQHSWLEYSIEKNKAYCFPCFIFETDPPKRPAFTIEGFSDFKHIGSNKMVSTCSFVQHVGHIKSSHMVAVEACEILRRPSRHIDIVFRKQSKEIIAKNRLRLKVAIETVIVIGLHACPFRGNDESLESTNCGKFIGLMKYAAILNDKIAEVILGNAPGNAMYTSPKIQKKILHILANKVKDIIRAEIGDAKFFILVDEAQDSSVQEQMAIVLRFVDTNGCIRERFFAVRSVEDTTSLTLKREISEALASHGLLVENILGQGYDGASNMRGAWNGLQTLFLRDFPYAYYVHCVAHRLQLALV, encoded by the coding sequence ATGGAGTCATTTTTCAAGCCTAAAAGGGGTGATAAATCAAGTGAGTTGCTTCCTTCTACTGACAATGTTGGCATGCCTACATCATCACACCATGAACATGGTACTTCTCAGCAGCAAAAGAAGCCATCATATGCTCAACCAACTATATCAAGTAAAGCCAAAGAAGTTGCAGTTCAAAGAAATGGAGGTACTTATGAGCGTGATCCAGGTTTGCGGCGCCAAATTTATGAATATCCAGTGAATCAACGTGATGAGGTACGTCGAGCTTATTTAAAACAGGGACCTTTCAAACCTAGATTATCCAAATATCCTCCTACTTGGGATGGAAGACAAGATCGTTATTTTCAATATAGTTGGCTGAGACAGCATTCATGGCTAGAGTACTCTATCGAAAAGAACAAAGCATATTGCTTCCCTTGCTTTATTTTTGAAACGGATCCACCTAAGCGTCCTGCATTTACAATAGAAGGTTTCTCAGATTTCAAGCATATTGGTTCTAATAAGATGGTATCTACATGTTCATTTGTTCAACATGTTGGACATATCAAATCTTCTCACATGGTAGCTGTGGAAGCTTGTGAAATTCTTCGGAGGCCATCTCGCCATATTGATATAGTTTTTCGTAAACAAAGTAAGGAGATTATAGCAAAGAACAGGCTACGACTAAAGGTAGCAATTGAGACAGTTATAGTGATTGGTCTTCATGCATGTCCTTTTAGAGGTAACGACGAGTCATTAGAGTCAACAAATTGTGGTAAGTTTATTGGTTTGATGAAATATGCAGCCATATTGAATGACAAGATTGCTGAAGTTATCTTAGGAAATGCACCTGGAAATGCAATGTATACTTCACCGAagattcaaaagaaaattctacATATTCTCGCTAACAAGGTAAAGGATATTATTCGTGCAGAAATCGGAGATGCTAAATTTTTTATTCTTGTAGATGAAGCACAAGATTCATCAGTTCAAGAGCAAATGGCTATTGTTCTGAGGTTTGTTGATACTAATGGTTGTATTAGAGAGCGGTTTTTTGCAGTCAGAAGTGTTGAGGACACCACGTCATTAACTTTAAAGAGGGAGATTTCCGAAGCTCTTGCTTCACATGGTCTTTTAGTAGAAAATATTCTGGGTCAGGGGTATGATGGTGCTAGTAATATGAGAGGAGCATGGAATGGGTTGCAGACATTGTTTCTTAGAGATTTTCCATATGCTTATTATGTCCATTGCGTTGCTCACAGGTTACAACTAGCATTAGTATAA